The nucleotide window GCATGAAGAGGTAAGAAAGTattaaatcccctggaactggagttttggatggttatgagccaccgtgtgggtgacGGTAATAAAATCTGGTTGGTCTGCAAGAataacatgtgctcttaactgctgagccatctctccaggtccttgtCCATCCTTTCAAAGAACCTGCTCTTAGGTTCATTCTTGATACTGTTTATTTGAttctatttcattcatttctgctcTGACCTTTGTTGTTCCTTCCTGTCTGATGGATTATGGTTGGGTTTATTCccatttttccaaaatattttttaaatttttatttaatttttaatttaaaatttaatttaattttatatattagccacagattcccctgtcctccctcctccccgccccccctccccagcccaccccacattcccatctcctccaggccaaggactcccctggggattcaactcaacctgatagattcagtccaggcaggtccagtcccctcctcccaggctgagcaaagtgtccctgcataggccccaggttccaaacagccagtttatgtactaaggacagatcccagtcccactgcctaggtgcctcccaaacagttcaaggtaatcaactgtctcacttatccagagggcctgatccagttgggggctcctcagctattggttcatagttcatgtagactgctacttacaactccaggggggctacctaaaaaacaggaccctaagaaaagcacagggatcccacaatgacagagaaatggatgagatctacatgagcaaactggatgtgaggtagggtaatgaagggcagggatcgagggaaagagagcttaggggagcaggagataccagctggatcaagaacagaaagggagaacaaggaaaaagagaccacggtaaatgaagaccccatgggaataggaagaagcaaaatactagagaggtccccagaaatccacaaaattacctccactgtagactactggcaatggtcgagagaaagcctgaactgacctactctggtaatctggatggccaaacaccctaactgtcttgttagaactctcatccaatgactgatggaagcagatgcagagatgctcagccaggccccaggtggagctccaggagtccaattggcgagaaagaggagggattgtatgagtgagagatgttgagaccatgattgggaaaAGTACAGGaacaaatatccaaactagtgggaacccatttttccaaattcttgagctctatcattaagtcatttatttatgttgtttctGATATTTAAATATAAGCTCTTAGAGCTATGAATGTCCTGAGTAGGACTACTTATAATGtgctgttgttattttcatttaattctaagaAATTTGAAATTCCTTTGTTGATTTTTTATGTGATCTAGTCATCAAATGTATTAATTAATCTCCACGAGTTTGTGTGGTTTCTAGAGTTCCATCTGTTGTTGATTTTAAGCTTTGTTGCATCATAATAAGAAAGGATATATGGGagtattttgatttttctgaatttgttaagtttttgttgtttttccagaataTGATCTATTTTAGAGATTTTTCTATGGTTTGTTGAATAGAtagattttctttggtttttgaatgtcatattctgtagttttatttgatttctgaTGTTTCTtatttccccctcccccagataACCTATCTACTGGAGAAAGTAGGGTATTGAAATCacctactgtggtagtttgaatggaactggcccccataatctcatagggagtggcactattaagagatatggctttgttggagtgaacatggtcttgttgaaggaagtgtgttactatggagcaggctttgaggtttcctatgctcagaatgctgcccagtgagtcagtcaattttctgctgccttctggtcaagatgtagccatcACCATGACtgactgcatgccaccatgctccctgtcatgataataaaggactgaacctctgaaactgtaagcaagccaccccaagtaaatgctttctttataagagttgccatggtcagggtgtcttttcacagcaatagaaaactgtttgtggggcccctggcagtgggaccaggagcatgaactggctttttggagcccatcccTTGTGGTGGTATACCTAgatcagccttgatgcaggggggaggggcttggtcctgctgcAACAAGGTATGCCAGACTTTCTTGATTCCACAAGGGAGGCTTTACCCCCTCTGAGGAGTGAATGAGGGAATGAGGTAAGGGaaagtgggggagaggggagcaggagaaggggaaggaggaggaactgtggttagtatgtaaaatgaaaaaaaaaaagaaaaagaataatttttttatacaTTGGGGGAAAACAGAAATCCAAACCAATATCTATTGTACCTAAGTTGTATTTATCTGAATCTTTAAGTCTCATAGTATGCTTTTTATGACATTGGGTATACCAGAGTTTGGTGCATGTATGTTTAGGATTTCAATGTCTCCTGGGTTAATTGTTTGCTTGATTAGAATAAAGTGCCCTTTATTTCTTccgattagttttagtttgaagtctattttctcaaatgctaggatATCTACAAATGCTTGCTTCCAGATCCTATTTTCTTGTTATCAGTGTAAAGTGAGGCTTACCATTGAAGCTAAGAGGAGTTTCTTGTAGACAAACAGaaagatggattttgtttctgttgttgagcTAATGTGTGTCTTTTGATAGGCGAGTTAAGACTATTAACATTTAAAGTTATTGAAGGGTGTATGATGGTTGTGTTATTGTTTGATTACTCCATGTTTGTGGAAATTGTAGcttcatttctttgctttttgtagTGTCTTGGCTATGCTTATCCCTTACTTCAGTCTGAAGTGTTGCTTCCAATATTCTCTATAGGGCTGCTTTGATGGACATGCATTCTTTTGGCCTGTTTGTATCATGGaaaggttttctttctccttcaactatgGCAGACAGTTTTGCTGGGCATAATAGTTTAGACTGtattttttttgtggttgtttttttggttttgtttttgtttttgttcaagaTTCCCctggatttttaaatttccatagagaaatcagctgttattctgatgggtttcctTTTCAAGTAGCTTATGGTTTTTCTCTAGCATTTTCATTATCCTCTCTTGGTTTTGTATATCCAGTGTTTCAATTATAATATGCAATGAGGAGTTTCTTTTCAGTTGTGTCTATTTGGGTGTGTCTTTCCTTTATTTGGGAACATTTTCATTGATGATCTTGTTTACAATCTGGTCTGTCATTGTCCTGGGATTCTTCTCTTTCATTCATGCCTACAATTCAAAGAATTGGTCTTTGCATGGTGTCACATAGTTCTTGTGTGTTTCTGTTATGTGCTTTTAAAAGGAATTGTCACATTCTTTGCTCAAGTTGTCCAATTCCTCTGCTTTACTTCTAAGTCATGATATTCTGTCACCTATTTACCAAGTCCACCTCTAGGGCTTTCCCCCAAGGTTTTTAAATTGGGTTAAGCTTTTCAGTTCCATCTTAATTTCAGATTCAATTCCCTTcaatatttttatctctttattgAGTTCAGCTCTCAGATCCTGTATTGTCTTCATCGTCTCATCCAGCATTGTATTTATGATTTCTTGAGTATACTCGGGCgtttattatttattctctttaatgTGATTGcactattttttttgtgtgtgtatcttcttCAAAGTTCTTGAATTCTTCAATGGGATTTATGACTGTTTTTATAAACTGTGTCCTGGGGTTCATCTAGGTCATTCTCATTGGAGAACATTCTTATAGAGCTAGTTGGTTTGAGGTAGGACACACTGTCTTGTCCTGTCATGTTCTTCGTGTTTTTGTGATATGACCTAGGCATGTGAACTTCATTGGCCATGAGTCTGATGTATGGATCTAGCCTACCACAGGAGCCACATGACTGGAGTTAGGCCATGTACAACTACTATAGGAGCTGCTAGATTGGGTCTAGGCCTGCCAGTGTAGAGATGGGACATGAGTAGTATAGGGTCCAGGGAAGTCACTTGGTAGCACTGGTGTGTGAGctgagccagagccagagccaggcttgAGACTGTGGAGATGGTGGGTAGGCTTAAGGGGACTCACCAGGTAAAGCAGTAGAGAGTTTGTATGTTCAGAGATAGGTCTGGGAGCATGAATATGGTGTGAGCAGTCTTAATTTTGAGGGGACCCACAAGGCAAAGCCAGTGCAGGAGCTGTGCATCAAGGGTTTATGAGTCTGGGCTGTGCCTGTGAGTTTGGGGTGAAATATGAACTTTGAATTATGGCTTTAAAGGCCAATCATGAACCTAAAGgaatttcataaaattttatttgtataatgaTTTAGTTCAGCTAAAAGTAAAGATCTGGGTGAGGTGTTCCATTTCTGTTATCACTTGACTCAGGTGTCTaaagcagaagaatcaggagtgaAAGTCCAAACTTACCACAGAGTGTGTGGGAGATAGTGGAAGACCAGCTCCCACTTGCTCCCCAcctttcaaagggttcttgggtggaggagagaggaatgaggaaatgatagatagaaagacagaaggaaacaataagacagacagacacaggatacCTACAAGAAGGCCCTGGGTCCAAACTCAGCCGCCcagaggtttattcaaaagggatttttataatatgccaaggggagagacaaaagatctcccccttgcaagatcaaagcacaccatacagctggtaaacatgcccatggccaaatcatctacttatgcagccctgctgagtaaagcaagctcagattctctcgccctgagtaatttgggctccCAAAATAGTgagattttatttcaaaacaaatcaTAATAAATCATAATCTTTTCAGAGGTATTTCTTCTGAAGATAAGACAGACCTATTAAATCCTGGAAATTGGGACTAAATGCATGCAAATTTAAAAACTGAGGAACAGTGTTTATAGTAGGTTATCAATTAGAAGGTAACTGTAATTGAAAACACAATTATACCAGGAAAAACAATCTCTAAttggtttaaattatttttattaataactcAAAGCAggtaaataaattatattctaTAGCCCTGAATCTGAAGAAACTCCTATAAATGAGTTTTAAGTATGACCCCTTTCAGCCATcttatacacatttttttcttagtaaCAGGTTCATAATAGAAatcaataacaaataaataagtaataaaatatagcCAGGTATGGGAGGAAGTAGCCATTTTGATATTTTACAGAATGAACTGAGACCCCAAAAAGTGTATTTCAGTTTAACATTGAAATGAGGCATTCATGTACAGTTAAGCCAAATtataagaacagaaagagagatgaTGTACACTACAACACATATTTTACAAGGTAAAGATTCCGTGATCATGTTTCCTTCAACTATTCATGGAGGGAAGAGGGGTTAAGCATTGGTGATTTCCACTAATATTTTCAAAGCTTCAATTCAAGTAAAATCACTAATTGTTTTAGTAATTTTACCATCATTggtaaataattattatttctgCTCAAAGTACTAATGAATGGAAGACAGCACAATTAAAATGGTACAGTTCAATACATTTCAGAAATTTCAAGCACACAGTTCCTGTcacttgaatgaaaaaaattcaatggATTTTGCAATCAAAGTCTATtgccaggctgggtggtggtgacacatgcctttaataccagcactcaggaggcagaggcaggcagatctttgggagtttgagaccaatctggtctacagagcaagttccaggacagctaggactacagaaggaaaccctgccttgaaaaacaaacaaacaaaaatctattgCCAGAAATATGTGGAATAAAGAGGGTGGATTAGGCACATACACTGCATTAAAGTGTATGCATGAGCTAACAAACACCTGCATTTTATGGGGATATTTACATGGAAGGCATGCAAATTCTGTGATTCTGAAATGCTAAGGCTTGTGCACTTGCcaaattggagaaaaaaaaatctgattattTCCACCCcaagaacatataattttttcttaTCTTGATATTTTTATTCTGCACACAGTCTCTCTCAGAGCCTGGTGGACCTGCTTGTTGCGCAAGGTGTAGATGACAGGGTTCAGAAGCGGCGTCACCACTGTGTTCATGAGAGCAGCCTCCCTGTTGGATTCTAGCCTGCTTGTTTGCTTTGGCTTCACGTATATAAACATACAGCTGCCATACATCAGAGAGAGGACgatgaggtgggaggagcaggtGGAGAAAGCCTTCTGTCTCTCCTTGGCTGATGGGAGATGCACGATTGTGACGACTATGCTGCTATATGCAGTGATGGTTATAGTGAGGGATGAGAGAAGGAGAagcaaagcaagaccaaaagTCAGGCTTTCCACAGAGCTGGTGTCGGAGCAGGAGAGGTGGATCAGAGGGCCGAGGTCGCAGAAGAAGTGTGGGATAACACGGGGGCCACAGAAGGATAACTGGGATACCTTCACTACCACCCAAGTGATAAGGGTGAAGGTCGTAGTAAGGCAGGCGATGATCAGGAGGGTGCAGGTCCTCAGGTTCATGATGGTGGGGTAATGGAGAGGCCTGCAGATAGCCACACACCTGTCCACCGACATCACAGCTATGAGAAGGAAACCAAATGCCCCAATAAATACAAAGACGAAGGCTTGTATGAAACAGGCAACGAAGGAAATCGTTTGTTTCCCTAAAAGAAATATAGCCAACAACTTAGGGATGACAGTGCTGATAAAACAGCACTCAACCAAGGAGAAAATGCtgaggaaaaagtacatgggggTTTTCAGGCGGGCACTGGTGCAGACGATGGAGACGATGACTACATTTCCTGTGATGGAGGCCACGTATGCCAGCAGGTGCACTGAGAAGAGAAGGCTCCCCAGGTGCTGGACAGCAGGAAATCCCTCCAGAGTAAAGTCCTGGACAGTTGTCCCATTCCCCATTTCCACTGTCTTAACTTAGGGTAAAGAGAGAGATCACAGGGAGCGGAGATGTTCTCACAGTGCACACGACCAGGTCATTCAAGCAGCCTGTCCAAAGTGCGGTGAAGGTTAAAATATGATGAAAAGgttattctcctttctcttgacaTAAGCCCGTGTTTTCTGAAGTTTAACTACAGTATCATAATTATTGGCATGTTGCTCTTCGGTTCAGTCATCATTGCTATCACCACTGtaaccatcaccatcaccatcaccatcaccatcaccacataAGCCACTACACTGGCCACCTGGAGTCAGTattcctctctgtccccacaaTATCATAAGTATTAGGTTCTCGCCACCCCTGCTTCACCAGGAGGAGAGATCGAAACTTTCAGAGTCTCAGAGAGGTTGAATCACATAACAGAGATACTGAAGATTGGACTCCTACTGGGTTCCAAACCCCTGCCGTTTCTCAATATTATTCCGAAGTATTTTTAACacattacatttatatttatttactgctTGTATAACTGTACGTGTGTTGGGCCATGTATggggagagaaaaggacaatttgcaggagtcagtttctTCTTGCACCTTATGGGtcatcagggttggtggcaaATACTTGAATGGAGGAGACCTTTATATCTGACCTTTCTGCTGCATACCTTTCCCTTTTGTAAGCCCACATCATAACTGAGTGCAAAATCATTTGTGTTCAGTGATACCAAGAAGAAAATTCTGCAAAAACATGGGTCTAATGTTTCTTTGATGATTTCCCCACAAAACGTCCAACTGACAGTCTCTCAAACATATGTGAATGATATACTCTATTGATCCCATTTTCTCATCCTTCAGGTAATAGTAATGACATGTGATGGACCTAAGGACAGTATGGTTCTTAGACTATATCTGTTTCAGCACAACCACCTAACAGAAGGACACTGAGATGACCAGGCACCAGAGACCTCACTGTTACAGGGTAAATCAAAGACTTAACCTTGTCCTTCTGGGCTCCATCCTAGAATGTAAGAAGATGCCGGTGGTAGCCTTTCAAAGCATTAACTGACTAGAAAGAAAGTGTCAGAAACAGGGCGCTATCCCCTTCATTCATAACAGTTATCCTCAACTTTatcattctctcttccatctcatcTGAGTGCCAAGTTGCTGACATCAGGGTATGATATGTGTCTGACCCACACTGTCGTGCCAAGACCTGAGTGTACTGCTTACCTGGATCTCCTTCATGCTCCAGGGCCTGAGAAGTAGCCTAAGGAATATTCTGGTACACTGCTCACCTCTCGGGTGTGTAACTGACCTTTCTGCTGCATAGCTTTTTCCTTGGTAATCCCACATAACTAAGCACAGAATCATTTGTGTTCAGTTGTACCAAGAACAAAAATCACCCAAAACACAGGTCTAATATGTCTTTGATGATTTCCCCACAAGAATTTGGTCACTAGCCTGATGTCTCCAGCCAGGTAACAGGGTGCTCTCAGAGCTTGTTATGAGTggaaggaataagaaagaaatgttatGCACAGCTGGGCTCCTTAGAGATGTCTAATTGGTCACTTTTGAGAACAAGAGTTACTGGTGGAACAGTGTGTTTTCTGTCTGGGGTGATAGGTATTGCATACTGTCCTCTGCTGAGACTTTTTACTCTATTTCCCTAAGGATTTCTCAGATCTCAGCTTGCAAAGTTTCTATTGAGATCAAAGTCCAGACTTAGATTTTTTACATGTGATGTGTATAGTGAGGCCAGAACAATGCACCAAAACACATGATCATAAGGAACTGGTCCCTGCCTCTTGTTTTTGTCAGGTTTATGGAGAAGGTACAGAAGGAAGATCTGTAAAAGAGAGTAGATCTCATCTTCATCTGTTCCCCAGGCATATGataattattttcaatatattttaatttgattttgtcCTGATAAGCAAACAATTGGAGTAGAAATGAACAAATGTAAGGTTAATATTTTAACACATGGACATATGGGCACCAGCCACTGTTATTTTTATCAgtggagtattttcttttctggcccAGCCTTCTTAAAGAGGGAAAACCAATCCTTACTACTCCACAAAGATAAAGGGAAGGTTTTCTATCTCCTGGCATATAAAACCTACctgatccttctctctctctctctctctctctctctctctctctctctctctctctctctctctctctctctctgtgtgtgtgtgtgtgtgtgtgtgtgtgtgtgtgtgtgtgtgtgtgtatttgacaCATAATCATTGTATGCATTTACAGGGTACAATGTGATATTTTGGGATATACACATGGTATTGCCATGATCAGGTAAGAGTAATTGGCACATGTCTTACCTTGTTTCCTTGTGCCCAGAACATTCTAAATTTCTTGGCTGTTTTGTAATCCTCAATAAATTGTTTGCAACCATAGTTGCCCTTCTGTATAGTCAAGCATTAGAAATGATTCTTTCTGTCCAGCTGCTCTTCTATACTCATTAATTACCTTTGACCTGCCCCAGTTCTCCAAGCGCTGTTGTCTGTTGCTCGGTTCCTTAATTCCATGAAAGCAACATAACAATATGCCTCCATATACTagtgagacatggtttctcatctctctgtgcctgtcttatttcacttaacataatatcCAGATGTATTCAGGCCACTGAATATGTCATAATTTTATCTTAGTGGCTGACTAATTAATCACTGTGTGCATCTGTAGTGAGTGAATCCCCTTATAATTAATAGATACAGATGGACATTGCTGGGAGACACATGAGCCACAGAAGGGAGAAGCTGTTTCTTAAATAACATTTGATCTGTGGGATGCATCTCTTGGCTACCTCAAGTTGACTGCTGGGAACTGGTCTCTAACCTACAACTTGTggctttaagtaaaaataaaggacCACACATTTTCATTACAAGATGTAGAGAAATTAAGCTGCAACTAAACTGGAAGCATCCTTCCTGATAGCTAGCTTCTGTGGTTTCAGAGGATGCTATACCTACAACTGAGAAGAAAAGGCCTCTACAGTCTTATTGAACTATGAATCCAATGAACTTTAATGTCACCCTACCatgcaagatgtgcccactggtggccactgattgaatttgaggcccactccatggTAGGGAATTCATACCTGGTACTATAAACCCAGTTAAAAATATCCATGACTAAAGGGGGAGGGGCATCTTATGACCTAGGGAGGAACTTACCCTTGGTGTGTAGCTAAATTAACATAGCCCTCATATGCTTTCTAAATACTTATGTTCATACTCACAGACAAATGCTGCACTTTGCCTTAGTGAGCTTTTGGGTTTTTCAGTGCTAGGTGGTGAGGTGAGGTCTTGGAGATGTTGTTTGAACCTGCCATCATCAACCCTATTTAGAGAGTCAAAACAAATACTGTAAACGTTTTCTTCAGTGTTCCTATGGTTTCTACAACTGACTAAAAAGACCAGCTGTTCATAAAACATTGGCTCATTCTGCTTGAACCCAGGCAAGCCTGAATCTCTGCTTTGTAATGTATTGGCTTCTTTATCTAAAAATTGGTTGATATAATACTAGGTTCCCCAAGGCACGTATCTCCTATACTTGACCATGTGCCTCCCGAACCCCTGCCCTCCTCTTCATAGCATCCTTCTTTCTCCTAGGCAGCTTCACTTCTTCAtgtcatacatgcacatatgctttTATGcataaaatctaactttaaatacataaaattttatctATAAAATCTAGACTCTGAAGATGAGAAactaatatttgtctttctgagtatggcTTACTTTATTTCATACCAGTATCTTCAGTTATAaccattttcctgtaaataacATAATTTATTCTTCTGTATGGTTGAATGAAATTCCATTGTGTTTTTATACCACATTCTATTTATCCATTCCTgtattgatggacatctaagttGGTTCCACAACTGCTATTGTGAACAATATTGTAATATATATCAATACACTAGTATCTCG belongs to Onychomys torridus chromosome 3, mOncTor1.1, whole genome shotgun sequence and includes:
- the LOC118580526 gene encoding olfactory receptor 49-like — protein: MGNGTTVQDFTLEGFPAVQHLGSLLFSVHLLAYVASITGNVVIVSIVCTSARLKTPMYFFLSIFSLVECCFISTVIPKLLAIFLLGKQTISFVACFIQAFVFVFIGAFGFLLIAVMSVDRCVAICRPLHYPTIMNLRTCTLLIIACLTTTFTLITWVVVKVSQLSFCGPRVIPHFFCDLGPLIHLSCSDTSSVESLTFGLALLLLLSSLTITITAYSSIVVTIVHLPSAKERQKAFSTCSSHLIVLSLMYGSCMFIYVKPKQTSRLESNREAALMNTVVTPLLNPVIYTLRNKQVHQALRETVCRIKISR